The following proteins are co-located in the Planctomycetota bacterium genome:
- a CDS encoding STAS domain-containing protein, with protein sequence MPELVLRASPILDLPRSLEILVEGGVHASNAALLKERLDRVLDARTTFVSIHMGNVSYVTSAGFGYLMDLAATLERRGGALVLVDVQPKVKVIFNNLGMQSYFRFEAGAEAARAYLRTQAGRLERSPRVVPLDGPEEGVEFPIVGTSLRVGSDPRCTIVVRHPEADPRHAEVYRNGDACFLKDLGTRFGTWIGNRRVTDEPLRARDVFRVADVRLAFYPAGCRPGATGA encoded by the coding sequence ATGCCCGAGCTCGTCCTTCGCGCCTCGCCCATCCTGGACCTGCCGCGCTCGCTGGAAATCCTCGTCGAGGGCGGCGTCCACGCCTCCAACGCCGCGCTCCTCAAGGAGCGGCTGGACCGCGTTCTGGACGCCCGCACCACGTTCGTCTCGATCCACATGGGAAACGTCTCCTACGTGACGAGCGCCGGCTTCGGCTATCTCATGGACCTGGCGGCGACCCTCGAGCGCCGCGGCGGGGCGCTGGTGCTCGTGGACGTCCAGCCCAAGGTCAAGGTGATCTTCAACAATCTCGGCATGCAGAGCTACTTCCGCTTCGAGGCCGGCGCGGAAGCCGCCCGCGCCTACCTGCGCACGCAGGCGGGGCGGCTGGAGCGGTCGCCGCGGGTGGTGCCCCTCGACGGGCCCGAGGAGGGCGTCGAATTCCCCATCGTCGGAACGTCCCTCCGGGTGGGCAGCGATCCCCGCTGCACGATCGTGGTGCGGCACCCCGAGGCGGATCCGCGTCACGCCGAGGTGTACCGCAACGGGGACGCCTGTTTCCTCAAGGACCTGGGCACCCGTTTCGGAACCTGGATCGGGAATCGCCGCGTGACGGACGAGCCGCTGCGCGCGCGGGACGTCTTCCGCGTGGCCGACGTGAGGCTGGCCTTCTATCCGGCGGGATGCCGACCGGGGGCTACTGGGGCTTGA
- the tadA gene encoding tRNA adenosine(34) deaminase TadA: MEIVNVDEHFMDEALRQAERAAAAGEVPVGAVIVKDGRILARAHNQVETLRDATAHAEMIAITQAAESLANWRLEGAELYVTIEPCPMCAGALVLSRVARIVYGADDPIAGACGSVFNIVSEKRLNHRIPVVRGVRAERAADLIRSFFRSRREARP, encoded by the coding sequence ATGGAAATCGTGAACGTAGACGAGCATTTCATGGACGAGGCCCTGCGGCAGGCGGAGCGCGCCGCCGCGGCGGGCGAAGTCCCCGTGGGCGCCGTGATCGTCAAGGACGGCCGGATCCTCGCCCGGGCGCACAATCAGGTCGAAACCCTGCGGGACGCCACGGCGCACGCGGAGATGATCGCGATCACCCAGGCGGCGGAGTCGCTCGCGAACTGGCGTCTGGAGGGGGCGGAGCTTTACGTCACGATCGAACCCTGTCCGATGTGCGCGGGGGCGCTGGTGCTGTCCCGCGTGGCGCGGATCGTCTACGGGGCGGACGACCCGATCGCGGGGGCCTGCGGAAGCGTCTTCAACATCGTCTCGGAGAAGCGGCTCAACCACCGGATTCCGGTCGTGCGGGGGGTCCGGGCGGAGCGCGCCGCGGACCTCATCCGCTCGTTCTTCCGCTCGCGGCGCGAGGCGCGGCCGTAG
- a CDS encoding serine/threonine-protein kinase: MATAEIREPEPELFVRLGVLTEAKLQECLATQKGFRDQGVSLTLAQVVLNLGAAPPEQVARVVAHQGTAVLRCPQCRRRFTVPDFQAQRRYKCEPCRAYLEIVAEEILGGGGAPAPAAPAAAPAAARKDPFEGRTIGTWRVVRRIAKGGMGAVYLGEHAQTGRKVAIKILTEEYSRMPGIQGRFKREADTTLRLQHPNIVETFEMGQDGPHTYIVSEYVEGGSLVDLIVREKKLPPRRAVEIVCDILSALDHAHGRGVVHRDVKPANVLLTADGRAKVIDFGLAKDAEANTILTLSGNVVGTPAYMAPEQAMGESAGPPADLYSCGILLYLMLTGRKPFEGRSLVETLRKQIHDPLPPVRPHNPEVPEALESVLRKICAKQPSQRYRTLPEAIAALRKAVGIPVGPEGSRPEAAGRSPLRIALWAAAAAAAAGAFAWLLLRS, from the coding sequence ATGGCGACGGCCGAAATCCGGGAACCCGAGCCGGAGCTCTTCGTGCGCCTGGGCGTTCTCACGGAGGCCAAGCTCCAGGAATGCCTGGCCACGCAGAAGGGCTTCCGCGACCAGGGAGTGTCGCTCACGCTGGCCCAGGTCGTCCTGAACCTGGGGGCGGCGCCGCCCGAGCAGGTGGCGCGCGTCGTGGCTCATCAGGGCACGGCGGTCCTTCGGTGCCCGCAGTGCCGCCGGCGGTTCACCGTTCCGGATTTCCAGGCGCAGCGCCGCTACAAGTGCGAGCCCTGCCGGGCCTATCTCGAGATCGTGGCCGAGGAGATCCTGGGCGGCGGCGGGGCGCCGGCGCCGGCCGCCCCGGCGGCCGCGCCCGCGGCGGCGCGGAAGGATCCCTTCGAGGGACGCACGATCGGGACCTGGCGCGTCGTCCGCCGGATCGCCAAGGGAGGCATGGGGGCCGTCTACCTGGGCGAACACGCCCAGACCGGCCGGAAGGTGGCGATCAAGATCCTCACGGAGGAGTACAGCCGGATGCCCGGCATCCAGGGGCGTTTCAAGCGCGAGGCGGACACGACCCTCCGGCTCCAGCATCCCAACATCGTCGAGACGTTCGAGATGGGCCAGGACGGCCCGCACACGTACATCGTGTCCGAGTACGTCGAGGGCGGGTCCCTCGTGGACCTCATCGTGCGGGAGAAGAAGCTCCCGCCGCGGCGGGCGGTCGAAATCGTCTGCGACATTCTTTCGGCGCTCGATCACGCGCACGGCCGCGGCGTCGTGCATCGGGACGTGAAGCCGGCGAACGTGCTTCTGACGGCGGACGGACGCGCGAAGGTGATCGACTTCGGGCTGGCCAAGGACGCGGAGGCCAACACGATCCTGACCCTTTCCGGCAACGTCGTGGGAACGCCGGCCTACATGGCGCCGGAGCAGGCGATGGGCGAATCCGCGGGCCCCCCGGCGGACCTCTATTCGTGCGGGATTCTCCTCTACCTGATGCTCACGGGGCGCAAGCCGTTCGAAGGCCGCAGCCTCGTTGAAACCTTGCGCAAGCAGATTCACGACCCGCTGCCGCCCGTACGTCCGCACAATCCGGAGGTTCCGGAAGCGCTTGAGTCCGTCCTGCGGAAGATCTGCGCCAAGCAGCCGTCGCAGCGCTACCGGACGCTGCCGGAGGCGATCGCGGCCTTGCGCAAGGCGGTGGGGATTCCGGTCGGGCCGGAAGGAAGCCGGCCGGAGGCCGCGGGTCGCTCTCCGCTAAGGATCGCGCTCTGGGCGGCCGCGGCGGCGGCGGCCGCGGGGGCCTTCGCGTGGCTTCTGCTGCGGTCGTGA